The genomic DNA aaaactaaaaaaaatgcatttcaAGTTTCTTGATATTCTGAATATTtgacttgtaatttttattttaaaattcaaatcagaGTTTAGAATGCTCAAGAAATTtccatagatatatatatttggtcatgtttgtatgaataaaataaaaataaatttttttcacagaaAATATGAAGAACATATCATCGAAAATAAAtcacatatttataaaataaaatctcaaTAATATAGTATGATATGATCGATTATTGGAAGCAGTCATGAGTAACGCTACACTATCTTTGACAAGCTACCAAGTGTATGAAAGCTCAGATGTCACATTGAACGATACAATATTCAAAgaactcaaaattaaaaaaaataccaacGAAAATGTATCTGGATACGACAGTTTTCTTTGCGACAATTTTTTGCCAACAGAAAGTATTCTCGCAGCTGAATGGTTTCAAACGACAGTTTATTTTCTATACGGAATAATATTTGTCGTGGCCTTGGTTGGAAATGCCCTAGTTTGTTACGTCGTATGGAGCAGTCCACGCATGAAAACagtgacaaatttttttattgtaaatttggCATTTAGTGACATTCTCATGACTTTTTTTTGCGTACCCACAAGTTTTGTGAGCACACTTATACTTCAGTACTGGCCATTTGGAGCCGAAATGTGTCCAAGTGTCAATTATTGTcaggtaataaatttttcttacgtATTGATTTATGACCTCATTATAAGTTGCAtttttgtataataaatattgatgtAATGGATCTTGAACATGAGATTcgatgtgtaaaaaaaaaatgatccattttttttataattctcgaCTTATACAAACACGAGTCAACTCTGCGATAGTGATACGTCAATATAACGTCAGatttaaattgacataaatttttttttcataaatattttatttcaaacacAAAATGTAACATTTGTTTTTGACatttcacaataaaaataattttaaagtttccggttgataattttttgcgtttaggatttttaaataaacattttttcaatcaCCTTAatatgcaattaaaaaaataatataaaaaaaaaatgtttaattacgATTTGTAGAAaagtactctctaaacatgaattttatttgtttatttatttattaattttatcgacCCTGAGACTTGTGTCCCCTAAGGGCCGCAAATAGAAAGTAtacaaatgataataatacatacataattcatattattttatattacattaacaagggttatcagatattttagGCTgggtttttttcggaaacaaaatTTCTCAATACAAAACACAGACTGCACTTTGATGCGttactgtctaatctagcgaagtgcgctttaattgtttcataatattcgtttgtttaagagaaaaactcggccaaagtttccatttactgcacaagtgTAACAAAGAGAGAACCGTTCgtggacttgagtgtaatagagagaAAAGTGCGAACCCctgttatattaaattatattatattataatattaaatatatacattaaatacatttattctatattaaatatatgtaaatatatacatattaactCTATACAAATTTTGCAAATGTtatcaaagataataaaaatgataaaaatcggTCTACCGGTTGACTCTGcgagccagccccaaaacttcccgctattttcgagctccttgagctcgaaaacattattgtgaatacattttcaagctcttcgagctcgaaaatacttttgtatgccattgttttcagaaaaaccattttttagcatttctttctccaacgatatctcgcgaacgaattaaccgattttgatggttgaggtggcactcgacgcgttttattatgTTTTAGAGCTGAGTAGATTTTTAAAacgaatgattcaattttttgtagatatccgaaaaaaaacgtttttcactatttttttaatcaacgatatctcgtaaacgaattgaccgattgagacggttgaggtggcaatcgacgtgttttatcaagttctaaagctgctaaaatttggaaattgatttatccagtcgtttttgagaaatttcaaaaaaacaaattttttttgaattctttcgtcaacggtttctcttgaacgaatgaaccgattttgatggttgaggtggcattcgacgcggcttataaagttttaaagctgattagattttggaatcaatctatcaaacaaattaaaagttatctaaataaaacaattttgaaaaaattttattttttaaatatctccgaacacactctaccgattaagctcaaatttttacagctttaACATATTAAAAAGCCgcatcgaatgacacctcaaagatcaaaatcggttcatccgtttaagagttatgaatatttacatacgtacacacatacatacactcggacatcatcgtgaaattagtcaggatagcttcctagaaccttaaaatgtcaaaatctgatagaaattcggtttttgcaattcggaccgaaaccaataacttcccgaatttttgaaaattttcaattttttaagcgggaagttgataataaaaacaattatcataaatctatatttatacattATCAATTTCTTGATATGATGTTATTAGAAACGACTTTTCATAAGTCGAAGTTCTGCATGTCGGTTGATAAAAGGCATAActgaataagtgaatattcactaattctgagtaccaaccgaaccacttttggAAATTAGTGGctcggtttgcacttggaattaatgaatattcacttattttcactaattcatgtttagagagtatacccatgtaaaacaaaattgttccacaaattttccataaaagTACATAATAGCGAACTTTCACATTTGAGAAAATTCTGAGTTTTAAGTTGATTGTTTTcataacttacaaaaaattccAATTGTCAGACTAAGTTTTGGAAaagttcttataaaaaatcaaaaaacgtTCGCGATtggttttaaactttttttaatggtCGTcatatcagaaaaattttaatttcgcattatttttgcttcaaaaattcaaaaaaacgtACCTTCAAAGTACtcagttgaaattttttttaaatgttttcgGTTCCAAAAATTACCAACTCAAAGTCCCGAATTGtctcaaatttgaatgttcgcagcaatgaactttttttgaacatttttagaACGAACTGTTTTTACACGGGTGGAGTAAGTTAATCAACCCCTAGaacgtgtaaaaaaaaataattgcaataacaaaattttcaaaacaaacAGACGGTGTATTATACTCCCAACTAAAGCttcgaaatctagatccagatCCATTACAATCTATGAAACTGTAACAAAACCGAACCAACAACACTAGcggcaataataataataataataataataataataataataataataataataataataataataataataacgataacAAGTATTTTATCATCAGGCAGTATCAGTACTGGTAAGTGCTTACACCCTTATCGCTATCAGCATTGACCGTTATGTTGCGATAATGTGGCCCTTGAAGCCCCGAATGAGTAAAGGCCAAGCGAAACTATCGATTTTGGCAGTTTGGTTGGTCGCATTAACCACGTCGTCACCTATCGCAATGGTGTCCTGTCTTTCTCAGCCCGATCCACGATACATTGTGTGCAATCGATACGTTTGCTCTGAGCAGTGGCCGACAACTCAACAGCAGTAAGTttcgttttattaaattttattatctgtcACTCATTTAGTTTCTCAATTGTTTGACTTCGGTCACCTATTTCGACCAAAATTTGGTCATGTAAATTAAACTCGTGctcaaacttttaattaattttgattgaaCGTTTCCCGAAACAGGTATTACTACTCAATCGCACTACTGATTTTGCAATATTTCGTTCCATTCGTCGTTTTGATATTTACTTATATGAGTATTGGGATCAGGGTTTGGGGAAAAAGGCCTCCGGGCGAAGCGGAAAATACACGAGACCAGAGAATGGCAAGATCGAAACGCAAGGTCAgtgtttttataaacttttatagttttatttatatttaaatttttttttatcgccaGAGATAAAGGGTGAGGGTTGATATGAAGAAAATAGAGATAAGttatgggttttttttttacaagggGGTGGGTGAGTTATtgtgttatatttatataaatatttatatagatactGGGAAGGtgaactaatttttataaatttagtatgtcgaattatttattgtcgCGTGATTTATAATTGATGTTTAATAAAAGGAAGGAAGCGTAAAATAGGGAGgctgaggaaaaaaaatttttttacggaatACGATTaatgttttacttttttatgattgataatatttttattactggtGGCTGCTGACCCTAAGGTATCATATGtgtgttaaaatatatatttaatattttagctCACTAAATTACGCCCGAAAATAAAATCGACCGTCACGAAAGCTGACGCTTTGATtaaattcatgaaaaaaaagaattgatTTTCTTGTGTCGCATTTTATTCATTTGCGAGGattaaatactaaaataattaatgcattttttttataattcaaaaaaaatttatttagaccattttacaaattaatttaaacgtaTTTTGGTGTTACGGTTATTATTCGTTTGCGCCTTTCATTTTTAGCCCATATGGTTTTTGCGATGACGTTTTTAGACAGTAGTTGCCACGGCTAGAAAAAACACATTAATtaataccatatatatattaggggtGCGTGAATAATTCGTacttacgaattattcgttccgaatcaaatattaatattcgaaTCGAAActcgaatcgaataattcgataattcaaattattcgaaagtttccgaataattcgaattttttccgaattattatattatttgcaAATTTTCGAGTATTTTGAATTCAGAGTTTGTTATGTTCGATATTcaaatatgaaattaataattaatatgcattttatttaaaccatgaaatataattacacgaatagaaaaattagtatgAAAATTCGCTACAAATATTTGTTCAAtcggaaattaataattataaaaataaaaatgaattgaaaagatCTCTTGCCAATATTAGTatctagattttttatgttactgaCAGAGATGAACATACATTGAAATTGAGCAATTGTTTTCTCcggataatttatttttaatcaaaatatatattattcgtaagtaaaatattttaatacacgatgtaatggaattcaaatttgaaacaatagaaaatccagtgatattttgataattcgcgaattgttcaaattattcgacgaatttcaaatcatttgaaaattcgaattattcaattCGATTCGATGCGATTCGAACGATATTCGCATacccctaatatatataaatataagataGTCTGGGAAAAAATGAGACATAATTTTTGAGACAAgcttctctttttttttgttcaagtgTTTGTTATCTGAGTTATTTTACTGAAAACTGGAAAAAGtctgaggtaaaatgggtcaTGGTTGCaaaattaagaattttaatttccatgGTTCAGACTGATTATTTACCCCATTATTTTCTACAGCTGTAACTAagaatttttcaacaaaaaataatttatttttggtctAAAAGGTCACATTTTGTCtccgaattaaaaaaaaaaatgttggaaaatccaaaagtgcacacctcaatcactcattttatttttaatcattacttttattatataatattaatgtatttttttttattatgaacttttattcaacttacaaattatcaatttgattttttatttctttttttcagtttaatatttttttaataacatttttttttaaatattccgcCTTTTATCTTAGatgtcacttttttttcaaacatattaatacgctagtgctgccaccagtagttgatagagagaaacaatgaaaaaaataataacaacagtaaaaatagcagctaaatttttcacgaataatCACTTTTACGTCGTTAactaattacaattaaactaaaaggattcatatagtaattttcataagggttcttgtgataaaaaatacaaagacaataaaaaaaaagttaggccgattaatggtgtctatcgagagttatcgcgctTACGAAGATTCATACGTAACAATTGACAGCACTAGTTtcttggattaaaataattaatttaaaatcaatgaattaaCAAAATCGACTCAACGTTGGGTTTAAAttattccttaataaattatctgcaTGCGAGtacacaatttaataattttttgtgctATGAAAAGGGTGTAGAAATGTTTTTGTATGAGAAAAATTGTCAACGAGGAAGAACCGTCAGTAAAGCACCCCTAGcactttcgcgcttgaggtgtgcaaaaaaaaaaacggtattTAAATTTGCCCTGGTTCccttaaatatataaataaaaatttgtattatttaCGCTTCACGCGGCGTTGCAAAACCCATCGGAATGACTTTGAATTCAACTCGTGAAGATTTGGTATCGGATGAACACCTGACTGCAAGAAAAGCTTTCTCCGATATAACAGATTCTGCATAAAAAACCCAGGAGCGATGGTGGCTGCAAAAATCTAtccacataaaaaaaaaaatctcattcGTAAATTTACaatcaatgaaaaatctataaatatatgagtgctcaaagaaaattgaatgaaataataaatattttaaatgaatatgttgaataataaaaaaaattaatgaataaaaaacagCAGCGGATGAAAAGAATTAGTTGAAAGGAATTGAGGGGCAAATTAAATGCTCTTTTCCTCTTTATGCCAAGTAAATAACTTTAAAGTAGAGCTTGATTTACTGAATTCAATGAAAATTAAGATTTCTCtggagaaaataaattaatgaaaggaaaaaaagttattatgagtaaaaaaaaaatttcttgtgcaTTATGGATGAGTTAAGATCTTTTAATTTACCGTCATTGCTATAAATTGCCGCGGCTTTAGGGCAGCCTGGTTGCACCCTTGTCCCTTTGTTGGGCCAAAAATCAACGGTCCCAGTGCCCCGAGTTTTTCCGTAAAGTCCCGCGTCCGTGTGAATAATGTCAACGAATTCAGCGTCCGCTTTGGTGAGAGGGCTTCGAAGAAGATTAAATAGAGGACCAGCTGGATCCAGtcctttaattaattttattatttatagttcaATGAACTTCACCTAGAGCTATTCTATGACGTTTATAAAgggcagaaaattttttttacttgtttatttttataaaaaaaaaaaactagtaaaataaagatttttttttaggattaTTGTACAGCTCTAAAGAACaacgaattttttatgataagcCGTAAAGTCTGCacattatgaattttttttttcttaagagcttgaaaatgatttttttattgaaactcCTCTAAAATCAGcgagttttcattttttaaatttcgtggcctacaaaaaaaatcggatacaaatttaaaaattttatttattgtcacTTGATTGGTTTAATAGGGAAATAGAAGAaggtggggtaaaatgggatgtaaaaaaaattaattattaaacgtatcatataattagataaattttttgcggGTTGATTAAATTTAGTAGGAGAGGGGGGGGGGAGGGAAATAGGccccttaagaaaaaaattttcaaatcctcagttttttttacttgtttcaCTTTTTTGTACTCCTTTGCCAAGTATGTgaccttaattaaaaaatgtgggGTAAAACGGGcccccctcaaaaaatttttataatgtgggttttttagtttgttttacttttttttccttctgcTGAGTTTTTGCTCTTAATTTGCTgtctatcaaaattaaaaaatcccaAGAAGTTGGGAAAAACAGGCCACTaacaaaactcaatgtatGTTTCTCGCTTGTTTTatgttttgaaactttttgctatgtatttagtataaaaaagagTTGATAGTGAAAATTTAGACCTTAAAATAGTGCTGGagttgagaataaaaaagtcaGCAAATACACGTGTGATAGTTGTAAATGAATTGAAGTAATAACTCTATTTTAATAACTTGTTACAGAaactaataatttgaaaacttacttgattatattttaattattttcgtttatatagaataaattgtttttgaaaaaaattatagctaGTAATGCTGTTGGACTCGTGACCTAGTTTTCCCTTTATCATAATTCTTTAATcatttctgttaaaaaaattttaggaacccGTTTGGCGAAAAAATATTCGTAGGTTTTCAAAGTCTAAGCAGCCCAATTACCCCCCTCTCCCCCAACacttttcatgttaaaaattttgagggcccattttgccccccttctcctatttataaaatcttatttaaaaaaaaaattacttttaatttaattaaaattgacttagacaattagaaaatttaattaaaataaatcctggtacctgataataatttaacatgacagttaaaaaaaaaaaggaagtaaaataattacctgTAATTCTTGGAAGCAAAGGCTTTATATTTCTTCCAAGGGCACCAGCGACATGCGCACCCATAGAGTGCCCGATGATATGAAGTTTACGTGTAATTGAATAATCTGCACAAGCTATGTCGCTAATTGCATGCGCTATATACGCGCCGACTTCGTCAACGCTCGCTACAACTTCAAGATAATTTTCGTTCGCTATTTTGCTCCAATCTACTGCGACTATATTGTGATCCCCTCGGGATATGTATGCTAggggataaataaatatttttttttaattcaatttaaaaagctAGAGGAATGTTtgatacataaatacatactgTGGGCATTATAGTAAATGTTATCAAagttaaacaaatattttttaaaaattaatgggaTATTTACCTTGGACTATTGAATCGACGCTCGAACTGTTTATACTCTCGGTGAAGCCGTGGATGTAAATAacgatttgttttttattgtcaatatGTGAGAGTATAcgagttgaattttttaaatattcgtcTACGTATGGATTTACATCattgctgaaaaaaataagtaaataagtataaattgttaattagtaGAAAGGGGGGGAGGGGGTAcacccaaaattttattaaaaaaaaattttatattttaaatggtttttaaacattccaaaatcacttttgtaattataattgagcgttattttgaatttttttttgttaaattttttcaaaaatcaatcaattgtcagttgaaaaatattaatgacttttgttttatgataaaaactattaaaaatttgtttttcttccTTTGTATCTAATAATCGGATGTGGTGCAACCCTACGGAGACTTTCTCTACATTATAAAACCTCATAAAGTTTTTCCCTACACGAATCAACTCCACAGATAAATTTTCACATCGTTCCATCTCTACGTGAAAATATCTCATAGTGAAAATCTCTACAGCGATCATTTTTACAAAGCGCTAAGTTCAAACAGTAAAATGtttgttttgaaattttattaataaagtaggttaattatataaaagaatgaataaattaaagtggaattaaattattcaaatactaCAAAAGTAATAATTCACCCCAACACAAATTTAGAAAATCTAGCGGTTGCTGCTTTTAAACTGGTGGTCTTGTGTTAACTTTctgtatcaattattatttaattaatattctttctttttatatttttatttttaataaaatattaattgtcgAACAAGACAACCGTggtattgttaaaaaatgatttaaaatgagtGAAGATACAGCACTTGTTGCTGTATATAAACCAAAATGGAAATCAAGTTCAATTACAGAAAAAAGTTATCGAAATTGTTATGAAAAGTTAAGACGAGACCACCAGTTTAAAAGCGGCAATCGCTAGATTTTCTAAATTTGTGTTGAGGTGAATCATCacttttgtaatattttaataatttaattccactttcattcattcattctttttatataactaacctattttattaataaaatttcaaaacaaaaattctacTGTTTGAACTTAGCGCTATGTAAAAATGATCGttgtaggggaagggggggcaaaatgggcccctgGGGGCAAAACGGGCCCCCTAAAATTTTGGATGCCTCGAAATATtagggggcaaaatgggcccccccCCCAAAGTTTTTAACACGAAAAGTGTTTGGAGCGGGGgaaggggcaaaatgggacattgaggcaaaatgggccactgaggcaaaatggtcccctcaaaatttttaacatgaaaagGGTTGGGGGgagggggtaaaatgggctgtCTAGACTTTGAAAAcctacgaatattttttagccaaacgggttcctaaaatttttttaacagatgtGATTAAAGAATTATGATAAGGGGCAAACTAGGTCACGAGTTCAACAGCATTActaactatgattttttcaaaaacaatttattctatataatcgaaaataattaaaatataagcaatcaagtaatgaaattaagttatttttaggtccaaattttcattatcaactcttttttatactaaacacacagcaaaaagtttcaaaacacAAAACAAGCGACAAACATACATTGAGTTTCGTTGGGGGCCCGTTTTCCCAActtttcagaatttttgaatttttatagacACAGCAAATTAACACCAAAAACTCAgcagaaggaaaaaaaagtgaaataagCTGAAAAACttgcattataaaaattttttgagggggacccattttgccccacatttttcaattttttatttttaatggacaGAACAAATTAACGTCAAATACTTGGcgatggagtaaaaaaaagtaatacaagtaaaaaaaactgaggatttgaaaatttttttcttaaggggcccattttgcccctccccccttcccctaacgATTTTCAATATGAGAAATATTCTCATCTAGAGATGGAACGATTTGAAAATAATCTTCTCTTGGGTTGTtgcaatataaaaatttatctgtagAGTTGATTTGTGTAGGAAAAAACTTTGTGAAGTTTTATTATGTAGAGAAATTCTCTCTAGGGATGCATCACACCACAAtaatcatgtaaaatataatttttcttcgtgtaaattactgacaaaaaaaattcaacaatcaaattcatttaaaattcagaaattttttttctatttccttttttaggggtaccccattttgcccacaaaaatgaaaaaatttttttttaaaggtaactgaaaactttttctatttacttcgaatatcattaaaaaaaaaaaagatttagtgtGTTTgcgtcctcgaaaacttggtatttctttaactaccccgttttgccccgcCCTCTCTTATATGAgtaaaattcaattgaaaaatatctctggcaaaggaaataaattttttgttttcataaattttgtgAGGAAGAAAAATATGGGCTACGTTTTAAAGCTTTTTATATTGAAGagggaaataaatttattataagagGCAGAGTAAAAAACTGCGGAGACATTATAGAGataattaacatattttttgttaactgaaggtaaaaatatgaaaaaattttaatttatggttttttgatatttttaggaaaaaaaaaacgggaaTTAGAAACGtgcagtaaatttttttgatgaatacATTGTTGAGATTAGATTATAGTTGGGAGagtctataaaattttttagccaaCCCGGAGGTCTGTAGCTTTTTTagttgaagaaaaataaactgaGTCAGCAgcgattaatttaaaatccgatattttattttttaatcttcattTTTCTCTAAAACTAATCGAGATAATTTCATGTCATTTCTTCTTAACTTGAAAATGACAATACGATAAATACCATGAgcttattgatttattttctaattattaaGTTATCGATCGGATTAAAAaagactttttacttttttaatagaaaCTCGAGGTTAAAAAATCTAAGAAATAAAAct from Microplitis mediator isolate UGA2020A chromosome 7, iyMicMedi2.1, whole genome shotgun sequence includes the following:
- the LOC130670891 gene encoding RYamide receptor is translated as MSNATLSLTSYQVYESSDVTLNDTIFKELKIKKNTNENVSGYDSFLCDNFLPTESILAAEWFQTTVYFLYGIIFVVALVGNALVCYVVWSSPRMKTVTNFFIVNLAFSDILMTFFCVPTSFVSTLILQYWPFGAEMCPSVNYCQAVSVLVSAYTLIAISIDRYVAIMWPLKPRMSKGQAKLSILAVWLVALTTSSPIAMVSCLSQPDPRYIVCNRYVCSEQWPTTQQQYYYSIALLILQYFVPFVVLIFTYMSIGIRVWGKRPPGEAENTRDQRMARSKRKMVKMMITVVAVFTTCWLPYNILLLLLYNNEGVSSWSGLPFIWAALHWLAMSHSCYNPVIYCWMNARFRTGFITALSRIPGLSRYLKDSRINTHHHSDIPGMALAGVDGANNSVLKRINTCTTYVSVRRKAGSNHGMPVRSASFRHTDTFKPASSQPQRHFIKLESQHEESI
- the LOC130670896 gene encoding pancreatic triacylglycerol lipase-like — its product is MYHVHASYVLFSFDLTLLRESKMYYVCYFIYFIFILHNAEAATQKQLDAIFFRVYTSNDVNPYVDEYLKNSTRILSHIDNKKQIVIYIHGFTESINSSSVDSIVQAYISRGDHNIVAVDWSKIANENYLEVVASVDEVGAYIAHAISDIACADYSITRKLHIIGHSMGAHVAGALGRNIKPLLPRITGLDPAGPLFNLLRSPLTKADAEFVDIIHTDAGLYGKTRGTGTVDFWPNKGTRVQPGCPKAAAIYSNDDFCSHHRSWVFYAESVISEKAFLAVRCSSDTKSSRVEFKVIPMGFATPREARGNYCLKTSSQKPYGLKMKGANE